From Vicinamibacterales bacterium, the proteins below share one genomic window:
- a CDS encoding FAD-dependent oxidoreductase, with translation MPKSTSLWIETSHRPSTSPLTRDANADVCIVGAGIAGLTTAYLLAREGASVVVIDAGAVGNGQTAVTTAHLSSVIDDTFKEMLRLHGPDGARLACESHASAIDAIQRICVDEHVDCRFERLDGYLFLGREDKESTLDEELEAARTAGARVTRLPHAPVTGFDSGPCLRFAAQGQFHPLEYLNGLATAVQRRGGQIHSESAAREVIGGERACVRTAAGHAVRAASIVIATNSPFNDLVAIHTKQAPYHTYAVGARVKPGTVTPALYWDTEDPYHYVRLHRTSNAELGGDNSEPVDILIVGGEDHKAGQAQDADARFAALESWMRERFPSAGTVEFRWSGQVMETVDGLGYIGRNPLDADNVYVITGDSGMGMTHGTIGGMLIADLILRRENPWTELYDPARVRTGAVVEWVKENLNVALQYKAWLTPGDVPSVDQITPNNGAVIVESGRKLAVYRDERGTLHRRSAVCPHLGCIVAWNPAASSWDCPCHGSRFDKFGGVFNGPSPRDLDPA, from the coding sequence ATGCCCAAGAGCACGTCCCTGTGGATAGAGACCAGCCATCGTCCGTCCACGTCGCCGCTGACGCGCGACGCGAACGCCGACGTCTGCATCGTCGGCGCCGGCATCGCCGGGCTGACGACGGCGTACCTGCTCGCGCGCGAGGGGGCGTCGGTGGTGGTGATCGACGCGGGCGCGGTGGGCAACGGCCAGACCGCGGTGACGACCGCGCACCTCTCGTCGGTGATCGACGACACCTTCAAGGAGATGCTGCGGCTGCACGGTCCCGACGGCGCGCGGCTCGCCTGCGAGAGCCACGCCAGCGCCATCGACGCGATCCAGCGCATCTGCGTCGACGAGCACGTCGACTGCCGCTTCGAGCGTCTCGACGGCTATCTGTTCCTCGGCCGCGAGGACAAGGAATCGACGCTCGACGAGGAGCTCGAAGCGGCGCGGACCGCGGGGGCCCGCGTCACCCGGCTGCCGCACGCGCCGGTGACGGGCTTCGACAGCGGCCCCTGCCTGCGCTTCGCCGCGCAGGGACAGTTCCATCCGCTCGAGTACCTCAACGGCCTCGCCACGGCCGTGCAGCGGCGCGGCGGGCAGATCCATTCGGAGTCGGCGGCGCGTGAGGTGATCGGCGGCGAGCGCGCCTGCGTCAGGACGGCGGCGGGTCACGCGGTCCGGGCGGCGTCGATCGTGATCGCGACGAACTCGCCGTTCAACGATCTCGTCGCCATCCACACCAAGCAGGCGCCGTATCACACCTACGCCGTCGGCGCGCGCGTGAAACCCGGGACGGTGACGCCGGCGCTGTACTGGGATACCGAGGATCCCTATCATTACGTCCGCCTGCACCGCACCAGCAACGCCGAGCTGGGCGGCGACAACAGCGAGCCGGTGGACATCCTGATCGTCGGCGGCGAGGATCACAAGGCCGGGCAGGCGCAGGATGCCGACGCGCGGTTCGCCGCCCTCGAGAGCTGGATGCGCGAGCGCTTCCCATCCGCCGGCACGGTGGAATTCCGCTGGTCCGGCCAGGTGATGGAGACCGTGGACGGCCTCGGCTACATCGGCCGCAATCCGCTCGACGCGGACAATGTCTACGTCATCACCGGCGATTCCGGCATGGGGATGACGCACGGCACGATCGGCGGCATGCTGATCGCCGATCTGATCCTCCGGCGCGAGAACCCGTGGACCGAGCTCTACGATCCCGCGCGCGTGCGCACCGGTGCCGTGGTCGAGTGGGTGAAGGAGAACCTCAACGTCGCGCTCCAGTACAAGGCCTGGCTCACGCCCGGCGACGTGCCCTCGGTCGATCAGATCACGCCGAACAACGGCGCGGTGATCGTCGAATCGGGGCGGAAGCTGGCGGTGTACCGCGACGAACGCGGCACGCTGCACCGCCGTTCCGCCGTCTGCCCCCATCTCGGCTGCATCGTCGCCTGGAACCCGGCGGCCTCGAGCTGGGACTGCCCGTGCCATGGATCGCGGTTCGACAAGTTCGGCGGCGTGTTCAACGGACCATCGCCGCGCGATCTCGATCCCGCCTAG
- a CDS encoding M48 family metallopeptidase codes for MVRMMWLVLAVLPASAITLISVADEIKLGREAQKQVRASTPQVQGSTASYVSSLGRQLAARAGGPKYPYGFSVANYRDLNAFALPGGPVWVHRGVLQAARNESQLAGVLAHEIAHVARRHAAQQISKGMIANGLLGLLGAVLGNTGGARTAQTGAQVIAGGYLMKFSRDDERDADKAGVDILRRAGWDPRGLLEFMEILREQGGRDPSSVEVFLSTHPSPAERVQQLRAQLARVKRGGRRDSAAFQRVRATLGRMPPAPRMPR; via the coding sequence ATGGTTCGCATGATGTGGCTGGTGCTCGCGGTGCTGCCGGCGTCCGCGATCACGCTGATCTCCGTCGCCGACGAGATCAAGCTGGGACGCGAGGCGCAGAAGCAGGTCCGCGCCTCCACGCCGCAGGTCCAGGGCAGCACCGCGTCGTACGTCAGTTCGCTCGGCCGGCAGCTCGCCGCCAGGGCGGGCGGGCCGAAGTATCCCTACGGCTTTTCCGTCGCCAACTACCGCGACTTGAACGCGTTCGCCCTTCCCGGCGGACCGGTCTGGGTGCATCGCGGCGTCCTGCAGGCGGCGCGGAACGAGTCGCAGCTGGCGGGTGTCCTCGCGCACGAGATCGCGCACGTCGCGCGCCGGCATGCGGCGCAGCAGATCTCGAAGGGGATGATCGCCAACGGCCTCCTCGGCCTGCTCGGCGCGGTGCTCGGCAACACCGGCGGCGCGCGGACCGCGCAGACCGGCGCGCAGGTGATCGCCGGCGGCTACCTGATGAAGTTCAGCCGGGACGACGAGCGTGACGCCGACAAGGCGGGGGTCGACATCCTCCGCCGCGCCGGGTGGGACCCGCGCGGACTCCTCGAGTTCATGGAGATCCTCCGGGAACAGGGCGGACGCGATCCGAGCTCGGTGGAAGTCTTCCTCTCGACGCACCCGTCGCCGGCCGAGCGCGTCCAGCAGTTGCGGGCGCAGCTCGCGCGCGTGAAGCGGGGCGGCCGCCGCGACAGCGCCGCGTTTCAACGCGTCCGCGCCACGCTCGGCAGAATGCCGCCGGCGCCGCGCATGCCGCGCTAG
- a CDS encoding YihY/virulence factor BrkB family protein, whose protein sequence is MIARRAVLRLYAEIRLTLLAIWRGVVGVYNSEDLTFASSIAYYTLLSLFPFFLLAFSVLGSVTSDPADRAGIFEFVLRYFPRQFEFVTQQLDAMQQNTVRLGIAGTLLMIWAAMGVFGAITSAVNHAWGVEKQPSYLKHKLISFVMLVAASLLLLIGLLLVSAVNVVEARWFAVVAARAPQLSVLHHFAVRWATTVVFILVVGLIFYFVPNAKVRFRDVWVGAVVTGLLWRGALSGFSWYVHDMARFNRLHGSIAAVVVFLVWIYISAVLLLYGVEVTAANARLRRHRPDEIPAAPAPRV, encoded by the coding sequence GTGATCGCGCGCCGCGCGGTTCTCCGCTTGTACGCGGAGATCCGCCTGACCCTGCTCGCCATCTGGCGTGGCGTCGTCGGGGTGTACAACAGCGAAGACCTGACGTTCGCTTCCTCGATCGCGTACTACACGCTGCTCTCCCTCTTCCCCTTCTTCCTGCTCGCATTCTCGGTGCTCGGCAGCGTCACCTCGGATCCGGCGGACCGCGCCGGGATCTTCGAGTTCGTCCTGCGCTACTTCCCGCGGCAGTTCGAGTTCGTCACGCAGCAGCTCGACGCGATGCAGCAGAACACCGTGCGGCTGGGCATCGCCGGCACCCTGCTCATGATCTGGGCGGCGATGGGCGTGTTCGGCGCCATCACCTCCGCGGTCAACCACGCGTGGGGCGTCGAGAAGCAGCCCAGCTATCTCAAGCACAAGTTGATCTCGTTCGTGATGCTCGTCGCCGCCAGCCTCCTGCTCCTGATCGGCCTGCTGCTGGTGAGCGCCGTCAACGTCGTCGAAGCGCGGTGGTTTGCCGTCGTCGCCGCCCGCGCGCCGCAACTGTCGGTGCTGCACCACTTCGCCGTGCGGTGGGCGACGACCGTCGTCTTCATCCTCGTCGTCGGCTTGATCTTCTACTTCGTGCCGAACGCAAAGGTCCGCTTCCGCGACGTGTGGGTCGGCGCCGTCGTCACCGGCTTGCTGTGGCGCGGGGCGCTGTCCGGCTTCTCCTGGTACGTCCACGACATGGCGCGGTTCAACCGGCTCCATGGATCGATCGCGGCAGTCGTGGTGTTCCTCGTATGGATTTACATCTCGGCGGTACTGCTGCTCTACGGCGTCGAAGTGACGGCGGCCAACGCGCGGCTGCGGCGCCACCGTCCCGACGAGATTCCGGCGGCTCCGGCGCCACGCGTGTGA
- a CDS encoding YtxH domain-containing protein, which yields MAYEYDRFEREEGGGSFLMGLLAGTVLGAGLGMLFAPKSGSELRSQLGTQISDSTGRLREVADQGYQQASEKVSQIVDRGREAYDRARGTMAAAGTTGTGTDRTAGGNTGTGATGNLGSTGNIGSTGNYGA from the coding sequence ATGGCGTACGAATACGATCGATTCGAGAGGGAAGAAGGCGGCGGCTCGTTCCTGATGGGCCTGCTCGCCGGTACCGTGCTCGGCGCGGGCCTGGGCATGCTGTTCGCCCCGAAGTCCGGCTCGGAGCTGCGCTCGCAGCTCGGCACCCAGATCTCGGATTCGACCGGCCGTCTCCGCGAGGTCGCGGACCAGGGCTACCAGCAGGCGAGCGAGAAGGTGAGCCAGATCGTCGATCGCGGCCGCGAGGCCTATGACCGCGCGCGCGGGACCATGGCGGCGGCAGGCACGACCGGGACCGGCACCGACCGCACCGCCGGCGGCAACACCGGCACCGGCGCGACCGGCAACCTCGGCTCGACCGGCAATATCGGCTCGACCGGCAACTACGGAGCGTAG
- a CDS encoding sigma-54 dependent transcriptional regulator, producing MAIDDEPAMIEWLKILLEHEGYEVRTAMIGTRGEEIFKTWKPDVVITDMLLPDIDGLELLRKFKQTHGDTEVIVVTGHGSVPKAVEAMKGGAHSFVEKPIEPDTLLAMLERAIERRDLVGENLLLKQKLEGQFRFGNIIGKSKKMHEVLELVESVAGSDANILIQGENGTGKELIANAIHYNSKRAKGPFIKINCAAIPKDLIESELFGYKKGAFTGAQTDKEGLFEMAEGGSLLLDEIGEMPPYLQTKLLRVLQEREYRPIGSDRIVRVDFRLVCATNIDLDAALRDGKLREDLYFRINTITLRVPALRERTEDIPLLCEHFLEKYKTRHQRNVKSIAPAAYHVLIRHRWPGNVRELENVIERGVLVAKGTEITVNDLPESLRTESATTTEFVIPPHRTLAEIEKMAILQTLQRTNWNKQEAAQILGLYRPTLYSKMKKHEIQDGGKSGARRAASAGA from the coding sequence TTGGCCATTGACGACGAGCCGGCCATGATCGAGTGGCTGAAAATTCTGCTCGAACACGAGGGCTACGAGGTGCGCACCGCGATGATCGGGACGCGGGGCGAGGAGATCTTCAAGACCTGGAAGCCCGACGTCGTCATCACCGACATGCTGCTGCCCGACATCGACGGGCTGGAGCTGCTGCGGAAGTTCAAGCAGACCCACGGCGACACCGAAGTGATCGTCGTGACCGGCCACGGCAGCGTGCCGAAGGCGGTCGAGGCGATGAAAGGGGGGGCGCATAGCTTCGTCGAGAAGCCGATCGAGCCCGATACCCTCCTGGCGATGCTCGAGCGGGCGATCGAGCGGCGGGACCTGGTCGGCGAGAACCTGCTGTTGAAGCAGAAGCTCGAAGGGCAGTTCCGGTTCGGCAACATCATCGGCAAGAGCAAGAAGATGCACGAAGTGCTCGAGCTGGTGGAGAGCGTCGCCGGCAGCGACGCCAACATTCTGATCCAGGGGGAGAACGGCACCGGCAAGGAGCTGATCGCCAACGCGATCCACTACAACTCCAAGCGGGCCAAGGGGCCGTTCATCAAGATCAACTGCGCCGCGATCCCGAAGGACCTGATCGAGTCGGAGCTGTTCGGCTACAAGAAGGGGGCCTTCACGGGGGCGCAGACCGACAAGGAAGGGCTGTTCGAGATGGCGGAGGGGGGCTCGCTGCTCCTCGACGAAATCGGGGAAATGCCGCCGTACCTGCAGACGAAGCTGCTGCGGGTGCTGCAGGAGCGCGAGTACCGGCCGATCGGCAGCGATCGGATCGTCCGCGTCGACTTCCGGCTGGTCTGCGCGACGAACATCGACCTCGACGCGGCGCTGCGCGACGGGAAGCTGCGCGAGGATCTCTACTTCCGCATCAACACCATCACCCTGCGCGTCCCGGCGCTGCGCGAGCGCACGGAAGACATTCCGCTTCTCTGCGAGCACTTCCTCGAGAAGTACAAGACGCGCCATCAGCGCAACGTCAAGTCGATCGCGCCGGCGGCGTATCACGTGCTGATCCGCCACCGCTGGCCGGGCAACGTCCGCGAGCTGGAGAACGTGATCGAGCGCGGGGTGCTCGTGGCGAAGGGGACGGAGATCACCGTCAACGACCTGCCCGAGTCGCTGCGCACCGAGAGCGCGACCACCACCGAGTTCGTCATCCCGCCGCACCGCACGCTGGCGGAGATCGAAAAGATGGCGATCCTGCAGACGCTGCAGCGCACGAACTGGAACAAGCAGGAGGCGGCACAGATCCTCGGGCTGTACCGCCCGACGCTCTACAGCAAGATGAAGAAGCACGAGATCCAGGATGGCGGGAAGTCGGGCGCGCGTCGCGCCGCCAGCGCTGGCGCGTAG
- a CDS encoding carboxyl transferase domain-containing protein: MDRLETRIDPTSEDFRRNQDRMAALVAELRQRTELTRQGGGEQYVQRHRDQGKLPVRDRIARLLDPGSPFLELSPLAAWDLYDNDAPAAGIVTGVGRVAGREVLIVANDATVKGGTYYPVTVKKHVRAQEVALQNRLPCVYLVDSGGAFLPLQAEVFPDRDHFGRIFFNQARMSAERIPQIAVVMGSCTAGGAYVPAMSDETIIVRGTGTIFLGGPPLVKAATGEEVSAEDLGGADVHTRLSGVADYLAEDDEHALHLARTILTTLNSGKRLPADVATPEEPAYDPHEIYGIVSADTRKAYEVREVIARLVDASRFDEFKERYATTLVTGFARLHGFLVGFVANNGVLFSESALKATHFIELCNLRGVPLIFLQNITGFMVGRQYERGGIAKDGAKMVHAVANSVVPKFTVVIGGSFGAGNYGMCGRAYEPRLLWMWPNARISVMGGEQAAGVLTAVKRDQLARQGKTLSADDEAAIREPILEKYEREGSPYYSTARLWDDGILDPAETRQALALGISAAFNAPIPEAKFGVFRM, from the coding sequence ATGGACAGGCTCGAGACCCGCATCGATCCCACCAGCGAGGACTTCCGGCGCAATCAGGACCGCATGGCGGCATTGGTCGCCGAGTTACGGCAAAGGACCGAACTGACCCGGCAGGGGGGTGGCGAGCAGTACGTCCAGCGCCATCGCGATCAGGGCAAGCTGCCGGTCCGCGACCGGATCGCGCGGCTGCTCGATCCGGGGTCCCCCTTCCTCGAACTCTCCCCGCTGGCCGCCTGGGACCTGTATGACAACGACGCCCCGGCCGCCGGCATCGTCACCGGCGTGGGCCGCGTGGCCGGCCGTGAGGTGCTGATCGTCGCCAACGACGCGACGGTCAAGGGGGGCACCTACTATCCCGTCACCGTCAAGAAACACGTGCGCGCGCAGGAAGTCGCGCTGCAGAACCGCTTGCCGTGCGTCTACCTGGTCGACTCGGGGGGCGCGTTCCTGCCGCTGCAGGCGGAGGTCTTTCCCGATCGCGATCACTTCGGACGGATCTTCTTCAACCAGGCGCGCATGTCGGCGGAGCGCATTCCGCAGATCGCGGTGGTCATGGGCTCCTGCACGGCCGGCGGGGCGTATGTGCCGGCGATGTCGGACGAGACCATCATCGTGCGCGGCACCGGCACGATCTTTCTCGGCGGGCCGCCGCTCGTGAAGGCCGCCACCGGTGAAGAAGTCAGCGCCGAGGACCTGGGAGGCGCCGACGTGCACACGCGCCTCTCCGGCGTGGCCGACTACCTCGCCGAGGACGACGAGCACGCGCTGCACCTGGCGCGGACGATCCTCACGACGCTGAACAGCGGCAAGCGGCTGCCGGCCGACGTCGCTACGCCGGAGGAGCCGGCGTACGACCCGCACGAGATCTACGGCATCGTCAGCGCCGACACGCGCAAGGCGTACGAGGTGCGCGAGGTGATCGCGCGGCTGGTCGACGCCTCGCGCTTCGACGAGTTCAAGGAGCGCTACGCCACGACGCTGGTCACCGGGTTCGCGCGCCTGCACGGCTTTCTCGTCGGCTTCGTCGCCAACAACGGCGTGCTGTTCTCGGAATCGGCGCTCAAGGCGACGCATTTCATCGAGCTGTGCAACCTGCGCGGCGTGCCGCTGATCTTCCTGCAGAACATCACCGGGTTCATGGTCGGCCGGCAGTACGAGCGCGGCGGGATCGCGAAGGACGGCGCCAAGATGGTGCACGCGGTGGCCAACTCGGTCGTGCCGAAGTTCACCGTCGTCATCGGCGGCTCGTTCGGCGCCGGCAACTACGGGATGTGCGGGCGCGCCTACGAGCCGCGCCTGTTGTGGATGTGGCCCAACGCGCGCATCTCGGTGATGGGGGGCGAGCAGGCCGCCGGCGTGCTGACGGCGGTGAAGCGCGATCAGCTCGCCCGCCAGGGGAAGACCTTGAGCGCGGACGACGAAGCCGCCATCCGCGAGCCGATCCTCGAGAAATACGAGCGCGAGGGGTCGCCGTACTACTCCACGGCGCGGCTGTGGGACGACGGCATCCTGGATCCGGCGGAGACGCGCCAGGCGCTGGCGCTGGGCATCTCCGCGGCGTTCAATGCGCCGATCCCCGAGGCGAAGTTCGGCGTGTTCCGTATGTGA
- a CDS encoding enoyl-CoA hydratase-related protein produces MPLQVQLDGPIVRVTLNRPDVRNAFNEELIAELRGWAESVSAGGAARVAVLSGAGKVFCAGADLTWMSKMAAYTHEENVRDAREAARMFAALDALPIPLIGRVHGAALGGGVGLAAVCDIVVAADDAAFALTEVKLGIIPAVISPYTIAKIGRSAARELFLTGARFSAARAREIGLVHAVADPGDLDRVVAKYVNDLLTSGPEAVAAAKRLIAAVADGARTSAVEYSIEAIAERRASKEGQEGMGAFLAKRPPSWLQ; encoded by the coding sequence ATGCCGCTACAAGTTCAACTCGACGGTCCCATCGTTCGCGTCACGCTGAACCGGCCTGACGTGCGCAACGCCTTCAACGAGGAGCTGATCGCCGAGCTTCGGGGGTGGGCGGAGTCGGTGTCCGCCGGGGGCGCGGCGCGCGTCGCGGTGCTCTCGGGCGCGGGAAAAGTGTTCTGCGCCGGGGCGGACCTGACGTGGATGTCGAAGATGGCGGCGTACACGCACGAGGAGAACGTGCGGGACGCACGGGAGGCGGCACGGATGTTCGCGGCGCTCGATGCGCTGCCGATTCCCTTGATCGGCCGCGTGCACGGCGCCGCGCTCGGCGGCGGCGTCGGCCTCGCGGCGGTCTGCGACATCGTCGTCGCCGCCGACGATGCGGCGTTCGCGCTGACCGAGGTGAAGCTCGGCATCATCCCGGCGGTCATCTCGCCGTATACGATCGCGAAGATCGGCCGGTCCGCGGCGCGGGAGCTGTTCCTGACCGGCGCGCGCTTCTCGGCCGCCCGCGCCAGGGAAATCGGTCTGGTTCACGCCGTGGCCGACCCGGGCGACCTCGATCGCGTGGTCGCGAAGTACGTCAACGATCTGCTCACCTCGGGGCCCGAGGCCGTCGCCGCGGCGAAGCGGCTGATTGCCGCGGTGGCGGACGGGGCGCGGACGAGCGCCGTCGAGTATTCGATCGAGGCGATCGCCGAGCGCCGCGCGTCGAAGGAAGGCCAGGAAGGGATGGGCGCGTTCCTGGCGAAGCGCCCACCGTCATGGCTGCAGTGA
- a CDS encoding acetyl-CoA carboxylase biotin carboxylase subunit → MAAVTRPIRRLLVANRGEIAIRIFRACRELGIETVAVHSDADTDAPHVRAADLAIPIGPAPAAESYLKVSALIDAARRSGADAVHPGYGFLSERAAFADACASAGLLFVGPPAAAIERMGSKIGARALMERAGVPVVPGRTPSDQSDGGVAAAARAIGFPVLIKASAGGGGKGMRSADGDRALAEAIPAARREAQAAFGDGTLYVERLVRRPRHVEIQVFADAHGHVVHLFERECSVQRRHQKIVEESPSTALTPAVRRRMGAAAIAAARGVGYQNAGTIEFLLEGQGDDASFYFLEMNTRLQVEHPVTELVTGTDLVRAQLLVAMGHPLPWAQDDLAQRGHAIECRVYAEDPGAGFLPQAGPLRVYREPAGPGIRIDSGLVEGMDVPVQYDPMLAKLIAAGDSRQAAIARAISALRAFPILGVRTNVAFLINVLRHPAFAAGDVHTGFVDEHLSALLEVPPPPEIVVTAAAYARGARPAAAATTPAVDPWTTLHGWGR, encoded by the coding sequence ATGGCTGCAGTGACGCGTCCGATCCGGCGGCTGCTGGTCGCCAACCGCGGCGAGATCGCGATCCGGATCTTCAGGGCCTGCCGCGAGCTCGGCATTGAAACGGTCGCCGTCCACTCCGACGCGGATACGGACGCGCCGCACGTACGCGCCGCCGACCTCGCGATCCCGATCGGTCCCGCCCCCGCCGCAGAGAGCTACTTGAAGGTGTCCGCGCTCATCGACGCGGCGCGCCGCTCGGGCGCCGATGCGGTTCACCCGGGCTACGGATTTCTCTCGGAACGCGCCGCCTTCGCCGACGCGTGCGCGTCGGCCGGGCTGCTGTTCGTCGGTCCGCCCGCCGCCGCGATCGAGCGCATGGGCTCCAAGATCGGCGCGCGCGCGCTGATGGAGCGGGCCGGCGTTCCGGTCGTGCCCGGACGCACACCGAGCGACCAGAGTGACGGCGGCGTCGCCGCCGCCGCGCGCGCGATCGGGTTTCCGGTGCTGATCAAGGCGTCGGCGGGCGGCGGCGGCAAGGGCATGCGATCGGCCGACGGCGACCGCGCGCTCGCCGAGGCGATTCCCGCCGCGCGCCGTGAAGCACAGGCGGCGTTCGGCGACGGCACGCTGTACGTCGAGCGGCTGGTGCGCCGGCCGCGGCACGTCGAGATCCAGGTCTTCGCGGACGCGCACGGACACGTCGTCCATCTGTTCGAGCGCGAGTGCTCCGTGCAGCGCCGCCACCAGAAGATCGTCGAAGAAAGTCCGTCGACGGCGCTGACCCCGGCCGTGCGCCGGCGGATGGGCGCGGCGGCGATCGCGGCGGCGCGGGGGGTCGGCTACCAGAACGCCGGCACGATCGAGTTCCTCCTCGAGGGGCAGGGAGATGACGCGTCCTTCTATTTCCTCGAGATGAACACGCGCCTGCAGGTCGAGCATCCGGTCACCGAACTGGTGACGGGCACCGATCTGGTGCGCGCGCAGCTGCTGGTCGCGATGGGGCATCCGCTCCCGTGGGCACAGGACGACCTCGCACAGCGCGGCCACGCAATCGAGTGCCGCGTTTACGCGGAAGATCCGGGCGCCGGCTTCCTGCCCCAGGCAGGCCCGCTGCGCGTCTACCGCGAACCCGCCGGTCCCGGCATTCGCATCGACAGCGGCCTCGTCGAAGGGATGGACGTCCCGGTGCAGTACGATCCGATGCTCGCGAAGCTGATCGCCGCGGGGGACTCGCGCCAGGCGGCGATCGCGCGCGCGATTTCGGCGCTGCGCGCCTTCCCCATCCTCGGCGTCCGCACGAACGTGGCGTTCCTGATCAACGTGCTGCGGCATCCGGCCTTTGCAGCGGGAGATGTGCACACCGGGTTCGTGGACGAGCATCTGTCCGCGCTCCTCGAGGTCCCGCCTCCGCCGGAAATCGTCGTCACCGCCGCGGCGTACGCCCGCGGTGCGCGCCCCGCGGCGGCCGCGACGACGCCCGCAGTTGATCCATGGACGACGCTCCACGGGTGGGGCCGCTGA
- a CDS encoding biotin/lipoyl-containing protein yields MDDAPRVGPLMAEVRPGSSPGELIVRDGDRITRLHAVEAGGTAWVFHDGVTYEIAEQHSARARSSAPAGSLTAPMPATVIDVKVKAGDEIKHGDILIVLEAMKMELPVRAPGDGRVVAVHCRPGELVQPDTSLIEIL; encoded by the coding sequence ATGGACGACGCTCCACGGGTGGGGCCGCTGATGGCGGAGGTGCGTCCGGGATCGTCGCCGGGGGAGCTGATCGTCCGCGACGGCGACCGCATCACGCGTCTCCATGCCGTCGAGGCGGGGGGCACCGCGTGGGTGTTTCACGACGGCGTGACGTACGAGATCGCGGAGCAGCACTCCGCGCGGGCCCGCTCGTCGGCCCCGGCGGGCTCGCTCACGGCGCCGATGCCGGCCACCGTCATCGACGTGAAGGTCAAGGCCGGCGACGAGATCAAGCACGGCGACATCCTCATCGTGCTCGAGGCGATGAAGATGGAGCTGCCGGTCCGCGCGCCGGGCGACGGCCGCGTCGTGGCGGTACACTGCCGCCCTGGAGAGCTGGTGCAGCCGGACACCAGCCTGATCGAGATCCTATGA
- a CDS encoding hydroxymethylglutaryl-CoA lyase — MIPPRVRIVEVGPRDGLQNEAASIPTAGKIAFVDALSAAGHSIIEVSAFVSPKWVPQMADAAEVFAGIARRSGTRYTALVPNVEGLERAIAARADEVAVFAAASESFSRRNINQGIDASLERYRDVCDRARAASLPVRGYVSTAFGCPFEGAVDPSAVARVAAALIEMGAYEVAISDTIGIAHPGQVPRVLEAVMARLPLKQIALHFHDTRGTALANVLASLHLGVAAFDASAGGLGGCPYAPGATGNLATEDLLYMLNGMGIETGVNIDGVAAASRAIGDKLDHPLPSRYLAAAFGKKAPGHEGTKPD; from the coding sequence ATGATTCCGCCCCGCGTGCGGATCGTCGAAGTGGGCCCGCGCGACGGACTGCAGAACGAAGCCGCGTCCATCCCGACCGCGGGCAAGATTGCGTTCGTCGATGCGCTGTCGGCGGCCGGGCACTCGATCATCGAGGTATCTGCGTTCGTCAGCCCGAAGTGGGTGCCGCAGATGGCCGATGCGGCGGAGGTGTTCGCCGGCATCGCGCGCCGTTCCGGGACGCGGTACACCGCGCTCGTGCCGAACGTGGAAGGGCTGGAGCGGGCGATCGCGGCGCGCGCCGACGAAGTCGCCGTCTTCGCCGCCGCCTCGGAATCCTTCAGCCGCCGCAACATCAACCAGGGGATCGACGCCTCGCTCGAGCGCTACCGCGACGTCTGCGATCGCGCGCGCGCCGCCTCGCTTCCGGTGCGCGGCTACGTCTCGACCGCGTTCGGGTGCCCGTTCGAAGGGGCGGTGGATCCGTCGGCCGTCGCGCGCGTGGCCGCGGCGCTGATCGAGATGGGCGCGTACGAGGTGGCGATCAGCGACACCATCGGGATCGCGCATCCCGGCCAGGTTCCCCGCGTCCTCGAGGCCGTGATGGCCCGCCTGCCGCTGAAGCAGATCGCGCTGCACTTCCACGACACGCGGGGCACCGCGCTCGCCAATGTGCTCGCCTCGCTGCACCTCGGCGTCGCCGCCTTCGACGCGTCCGCGGGGGGCCTCGGCGGCTGCCCCTACGCCCCCGGGGCGACCGGCAATCTGGCGACCGAGGATCTGCTCTACATGTTGAACGGGATGGGAATCGAGACCGGCGTGAACATCGACGGTGTGGCCGCCGCGTCACGGGCGATAGGCGACAAGCTCGATCACCCGCTGCCGTCCCGCTACCTTGCGGCGGCCTTCGGAAAGAAGGCACCAGGGCACGAAGGCACGAAGCCCGATTAG